A segment of the Candidatus Hinthialibacter antarcticus genome:
AAATTGATAACTTAGTGCAAATCGGCGCGGGGACCGTCATCGGCCCGCATTGCATCATTGTCGCTCAAGTTTGTTTGGGCGATGGCGTAACGCTTGACGAGTATGTGACAATCGCCGGGCAAGTCGTGATTTCAAAAAACATCCATTTAGGGCCGCGTTCGCGCATTGGCGCACAGAGTGTTGTCACTGAAGACGTGCCCGCCGACGCTGATTATTGGGGCGCGCCGGCCCAACCGCATTCACAAGAGAAACGCCAAAAAGCCAATCTGGCGCGACTGCCGAAATTGTTTGAAAAACTGCGGCAGTTTGAAGACAAAATTTCAGGAACGTCGTAATTATGGTCGAGTATCAGAAAACAATCGCTGGCGAAGCCAGCATCAGCGGCGTCGGACTGCACACCGGGCAGGAGACGACGGTCACCTTTAAACCAGCGGAAGCCGATACCGGCGTCCGGTTTGTCCGGGCCGATTTGCCCGACCGCCCCGTGATTGAAGCGCGGGCCGACAAGGCCGTGTTGGAAGACTCGCTTTATCTGACCGCATTGGGACGCGGCGATATTCAAATTCAAACCGTCGAGCATGTCTTGGCGGCTGTTTCTGGCTTGGGAATCGACAACATTATTCTCGAACTTTCGTCGAGCGAGCCGCCGATTGTCGACGGCAGCGCCCAACCGTTTGTGAATGAAATTCTTAAAGTGGGCATTGTCACGCTTGACCGCCCCAAAAAATTCATCGAAGTCAAAGAACCGATTTGGCTATTTGAAAACGGTCTCGAACTGGCAATCATCCCGTCGCACCGTCTCGAAATTACCTACAAGATTGATTACGACCACCCTGCGGTCGGCATCCGCTCGGCTTCTTTCCTCATTACGGAAGATAATTTTGCGCAAAACATTGCGCCCGCGCGCACCTTTTGTTTCTTGAAAGATATTGACCAACTGCGCCAGGAAGGCAAGATCAAAGGCGGGAGCCTCGAAAACGCCATCGTAATTGGCGAACATGATTTTCTCAATGAAGAATTACGTTATGACGACGAAATTATCCGGCACAAAATTCTGGATGTGATCGGCGACTTGACATTGCTGGGCAGCCCGTTGAAAGGGCATGTCATCGCCGTCCGGTCGGGCCATGCGTTCAATATTCGCTTTGTGCAAAAGGTATTGGAAACATTGAATGGCTCTGCGACTAGCGGCCCGATGCAAATGCCGCTCACCTCGAATGACATCCGGCGCATTCTGCCGCACCGTTATCCGTTCTTGTTGATTGATCGCATTATCGAAATGGATTATACGGAGATGCGCTCCATCGCGATCAAAAATGTGACGGCGAATGAAGAATTTTTCTCGGGCCATTTTCCTCAAGACCCAATCATGCCGGGCGTTTTGTTGATTGAAGCGATGGCGCAGGCGGGTGGAGTCATGTTGCTTTCTCTTGATGAAAACCGGGGCAAAGTCGCTTACCTCGGCGGCGTGAACAACGCGAAAATGCGCCGTCCGGTTGTGCCGGGAGATCAACTCTTGATTGAAACGAGTATTACCAAAT
Coding sequences within it:
- a CDS encoding bifunctional UDP-3-O-[3-hydroxymyristoyl] N-acetylglucosamine deacetylase/3-hydroxyacyl-ACP dehydratase — translated: MVEYQKTIAGEASISGVGLHTGQETTVTFKPAEADTGVRFVRADLPDRPVIEARADKAVLEDSLYLTALGRGDIQIQTVEHVLAAVSGLGIDNIILELSSSEPPIVDGSAQPFVNEILKVGIVTLDRPKKFIEVKEPIWLFENGLELAIIPSHRLEITYKIDYDHPAVGIRSASFLITEDNFAQNIAPARTFCFLKDIDQLRQEGKIKGGSLENAIVIGEHDFLNEELRYDDEIIRHKILDVIGDLTLLGSPLKGHVIAVRSGHAFNIRFVQKVLETLNGSATSGPMQMPLTSNDIRRILPHRYPFLLIDRIIEMDYTEMRSIAIKNVTANEEFFSGHFPQDPIMPGVLLIEAMAQAGGVMLLSLDENRGKVAYLGGVNNAKMRRPVVPGDQLLIETSITKLRKNAGRAKSVIRVDEKIVAESELLFSIVDAPPHWP